A region of Heteronotia binoei isolate CCM8104 ecotype False Entrance Well chromosome 2, APGP_CSIRO_Hbin_v1, whole genome shotgun sequence DNA encodes the following proteins:
- the LOC132567317 gene encoding uncharacterized protein LOC132567317, which translates to MERSFRYPRGNYHGREAGPWFTRIDIPHENCWAGRPFPRWGQAHQDPRWSQEQQDPRWGQGPSDPQWGHHNPQWDYFNPRWSQDHQDSQCYPPPPQWDQYHLEQPSRDYDCGFDNGNFQHRGGGSYRRRSHGRFYGKRSSSSYKGKNSSCGSSHVLVKMQQSGKENDSDVKKDESAISKETKQVLEDSVASVKNTDPLQVNQKASKAIISPSQFSFRLPPDSLTCPAKTKDTELIKLGTGSKTEDSHQVACCIQAVTSELPAALENLELKKEDEETELDKLKGAQASQATSLSSAKAPMEGQAPSNTAGGCHPVVKKEPMPATEAHHSPVASLASAEVPTGKQAPTEIMEDSCPVVKEKPDTEAHSYQAATLASDETPTGKQVPSKVAESVHPMVKEEPVLV; encoded by the exons GATATACCACATGAAAACTGTTGGGCAGGTAGGCCGTTTCCACGATGGGGCCAGGCGCATCAGGACCcacggtggagccaggagcagcaGGACCCACGGTGGGGCCAGGGCCCCTCTGACCCTCAGTGGGGTCATCACAACCCACAATGGGACTATTTCAACCCAAGGTGGAGCCAAGACCACCAGGACTCTCAGtgctatcctcctcccccacagtggGATCAGTACCATCTTGAACAGCCATCAAG GGACTATGACTGTGGCTTTGACAATGGCAACTTTCAACACCGAGGCGGTGGTTCCTACAGGAGACGTTCACATGGCAGATTCTACGGAAAACGTTCTAGTAGCTCTTATAAAG GCAAGAATAGTTCCTGTGGCTCATCACACGTCTTGGTAAAGATGCAG CAGAGTGGAAAAGAAAATGATTCTGACGTGAAGAAAGATGAATCAGCAATATCCAAGGAGACAAAACAAGTCTTAGAAGATTCTGTAGCTTCAGTGAAAAACACTGATCCACTCCAG GTCAATCAGAAGGCCAGCAAAGCTATCATCTCTCCTTCACAGTTTAGTTTTCGTTTGCCTCCTGACTCCTTAACATGCCCAGCGAAGACAAAAGACACTGAGCTG ATCAAGCTGGGTACTGGTTCCAAAACTGAAGACAGTCACCAAGTAGCATGCTGCATTCAAGCAGTAACCTCAGAACTACCTGCAGCTCTGGAGAATCTTGAACTTAAAAAGGAAGATGAGGAGACTGAGCTG GACAAACTGAAAGGCGCCCAGGCCAGTCAGGCTACCTCTCTTTCCTCCGCTAAAGCACCAATGGAAGGACAAGCACCATCTAACACTGCAGGGGGTTGTCATCCTGTGGTAAAGAAAGAGCCTATGCCG GCCACTGAAGCCCACCATAGCCCGGTTGCCTCTCTTGCGTCTGCTGAAGTACCTACTGGAAAACAAGCACCTACTGAGATTATGGAAGATTCTTGTCCTGTGGTAAAGGAAAAGCCG gataCTGAAGCCCATTCCTATCAGGCTGCCACTCTTGCATCTGATGAAACACCTACAGGAAAGCAAGTACCATCTAAAGTTGCAGAAAGTGTTCATCCCATGGTAAAAGAAGAGCCTGTGCTGGTATGA